The following proteins are co-located in the Clostridia bacterium genome:
- a CDS encoding beta-lactamase family protein: protein MDFTKLTKTLDSFVELGVPANDCIVYYKGKEVYRHKNGYMGNELFNIYSCSKPITCAAALQLYEKGLFKLEDKLSDYMPEFKEMVVKESDGTLRPAKTQITIKDLFCMTAGFTYWLRTPHLMHCREETEERCPTRLTMEYLAKEPLLFDPGERWEYSLCHDVLAALVEVLSGMPFAEYVKKNIFEPLGMNRTDFLPDYSVVSPQIAPLCAWDADIKAAKVVPSKVPVYRLGTEYASGGAGCVSTVEDYIKFAEAMRKGDVILKKETIDLMQTHCLTDEQMRTCWVDGYGYGLGVRCKKGENGAPDFGWGGAAGAYLAIDRENEFTFFYAQHLLSTPIEIKRNGLTQVIFECIYDIDAEKEAVPKGNENNAGAAFV, encoded by the coding sequence ATGGATTTTACAAAATTAACGAAAACCCTTGACAGCTTTGTAGAGCTTGGCGTGCCTGCCAATGACTGCATTGTATATTACAAAGGCAAAGAGGTGTACCGTCATAAAAACGGATATATGGGAAACGAGCTGTTTAATATTTATTCCTGCTCCAAGCCCATTACCTGTGCGGCGGCTTTGCAGTTATATGAAAAAGGTTTATTTAAATTAGAAGATAAGCTTTCCGACTATATGCCCGAGTTTAAAGAGATGGTTGTAAAGGAATCAGACGGCACCCTCCGTCCTGCCAAAACCCAAATTACCATAAAGGATTTGTTCTGCATGACAGCAGGCTTTACTTATTGGCTGAGAACACCGCACCTTATGCATTGCAGAGAAGAAACAGAAGAAAGATGTCCTACAAGACTTACAATGGAATATCTTGCAAAAGAGCCGTTATTGTTCGATCCCGGCGAGCGCTGGGAATACAGCTTATGCCACGATGTGTTGGCGGCTTTGGTGGAGGTGCTTTCGGGCATGCCCTTTGCAGAATATGTAAAGAAAAATATTTTTGAGCCGCTCGGCATGAACCGAACGGACTTTTTGCCCGATTACAGCGTTGTTTCACCGCAGATTGCACCGCTTTGTGCGTGGGATGCGGACATAAAAGCCGCCAAAGTCGTGCCGTCTAAGGTGCCTGTTTACCGCTTAGGTACCGAGTATGCTTCGGGCGGAGCGGGCTGTGTATCTACCGTAGAAGATTACATTAAATTTGCCGAAGCTATGCGAAAAGGCGATGTCATTTTAAAGAAAGAGACCATTGATTTGATGCAAACCCATTGCCTGACCGACGAGCAGATGCGTACTTGCTGGGTGGACGGCTATGGTTACGGCTTGGGCGTTCGTTGCAAAAAAGGCGAAAATGGTGCGCCCGATTTCGGCTGGGGCGGTGCGGCAGGTGCGTACCTTGCAATCGACAGAGAAAATGAATTCACATTTTTCTATGCACAGCATCTTTTAAGCACGCCAATAGAGATCAAACGCAACGGGTTGACGCAGGTGATTTTTGAATGCATATATGACATAGATGCGGAAAAGGAAGCGGTGCCGAAAGGCAATGAAAATAATGCAGGGGCGGCGTTTGTTTAA
- a CDS encoding MATE family efflux transporter, whose amino-acid sequence MKGLASFKKQNIDMTHGNIYQQLSLFAVPLFMGNLFQQFYNLVDTWVVGNFSTNAAFAAVGSVTSIVNMLLNAFIALSNGAGVVISQYYGARKLQNLKQTVHTAMMMSLLVGILFTFIGLWAAPLMLKIANMPPSVAPEALTYLNIYFSGMLAMVFYNIGASVLRAIGDSTKPFYFLVVSALINIVLDLIFVIHLDMGVAGVAWATVISQAVSAVLVIVVLFKTSTCVRLQFTALRIHKNELTKILIVGIPSAIQMAVTAFSNVFVQSYINHFGEDLTAAWAAYAKIDHLLFLPMQALAYAVSTFVGQNLGNNNVERAKKGTSAAIKLALLVTAILLIPIVIFAPHIVAIFNDKPEVVYHGTRFLRYISPFYMVCVINQVLAMSLRGSGNSKAPMIIMLSSFVVFRQVYLFITANFISNTILPIAMGYPAGWIVASVITLVYYKKTDLASKRLVE is encoded by the coding sequence ATGAAAGGTTTAGCAAGCTTTAAAAAACAGAACATCGACATGACACACGGCAATATTTATCAGCAGTTGTCGCTGTTTGCCGTACCGCTTTTCATGGGTAACCTGTTTCAGCAGTTTTACAATCTGGTAGACACCTGGGTTGTGGGCAATTTTTCCACCAATGCGGCATTTGCGGCGGTGGGGTCTGTAACCTCTATTGTCAACATGCTCCTCAATGCGTTCATTGCCCTTTCCAACGGTGCAGGGGTTGTGATTTCCCAGTATTACGGTGCAAGAAAACTGCAAAACCTGAAGCAGACCGTACATACCGCAATGATGATGTCCCTGTTGGTTGGCATTTTGTTTACCTTTATCGGCCTCTGGGCAGCGCCTCTCATGTTAAAAATTGCAAACATGCCCCCGTCCGTTGCTCCCGAAGCGCTGACCTATCTAAACATTTATTTCAGCGGAATGCTGGCTATGGTTTTTTATAACATCGGTGCATCCGTTCTGCGCGCCATCGGCGATTCCACAAAGCCCTTTTACTTTTTGGTGGTTTCCGCGCTGATTAACATTGTGCTGGATTTAATTTTTGTCATTCACCTTGATATGGGCGTTGCAGGTGTTGCCTGGGCAACGGTAATTTCGCAGGCGGTTTCTGCGGTACTTGTAATTGTTGTGCTGTTTAAAACAAGCACCTGTGTACGGTTACAGTTTACTGCACTTCGCATTCACAAAAACGAGCTGACCAAAATTTTAATCGTCGGCATTCCCTCTGCCATCCAGATGGCGGTAACCGCTTTTTCCAACGTATTTGTACAAAGCTACATTAACCATTTCGGTGAAGATTTGACCGCCGCCTGGGCAGCTTACGCGAAAATTGACCATCTGCTGTTTTTGCCCATGCAGGCGCTTGCCTATGCAGTTTCCACCTTTGTGGGTCAGAACTTGGGTAACAACAATGTTGAGCGTGCCAAAAAAGGAACTTCTGCTGCCATAAAGCTTGCGCTTCTGGTTACGGCAATTCTTTTGATTCCCATTGTGATTTTTGCCCCCCATATCGTGGCAATCTTTAACGACAAGCCCGAAGTGGTATATCACGGCACAAGATTTTTGCGGTATATCTCGCCGTTTTATATGGTCTGCGTCATCAATCAGGTGCTTGCCATGAGCCTGCGCGGCTCGGGCAACAGCAAAGCACCCATGATTATTATGCTGTCCTCCTTTGTGGTGTTCCGTCAAGTTTATCTGTTTATTACCGCAAACTTTATTTCAAACACCATTCTGCCCATTGCTATGGGCTACCCCGCAGGCTGGATTGTGGCATCCGTCATCACTTTAGTTTACTACAAAAAAACAGATTTAGCTTCCAAACGACTGGTAGAATAA
- a CDS encoding two pore domain potassium channel family protein: protein MKGFKRCIAVLKRTGAIHIFWTFLVFLCIAAGILAVIEPQINGFFEGVWYCFVASTTIGFGDICAVTAIGRVITVLLALYGIMVAAMVPGVVLAYYMEFVKARETETVSMFLEKLERLPELSKEELSELSERVKKLNRK from the coding sequence GTGAAAGGGTTTAAACGTTGTATTGCCGTTTTAAAGCGCACCGGTGCTATACATATTTTTTGGACCTTTTTAGTATTTTTGTGTATCGCCGCAGGGATTTTAGCCGTTATCGAGCCACAGATTAACGGATTCTTTGAAGGTGTGTGGTACTGCTTTGTGGCATCCACCACTATCGGCTTTGGCGATATCTGCGCCGTTACGGCAATCGGCAGAGTGATTACGGTTTTGCTCGCGCTTTACGGCATTATGGTTGCCGCCATGGTCCCGGGTGTGGTACTGGCGTACTACATGGAGTTTGTAAAAGCACGGGAAACTGAAACGGTTTCCATGTTTTTGGAAAAGTTAGAACGCTTACCCGAGCTTTCCAAAGAAGAGCTTTCCGAACTTTCTGAACGGGTAAAAAAATTAAATCGTAAATAA